A window of Oncorhynchus kisutch isolate 150728-3 linkage group LG10, Okis_V2, whole genome shotgun sequence contains these coding sequences:
- the LOC109891971 gene encoding transcription factor Sox-10-like, which yields MSGEEQSLSELEMSPGVSDDGHSLSPGHSSSAAGGGDSPLSGPQPQLTGVGDDALSDVAGGISIKSDEDDDRFPIGIREAVSQVLNGYDWTLVPMPVRVNSGSKSKPHVKRPMNAFMVWAQAARRKLADQYPHLHNAELSKTLGKLWRLLNESDKKPFIEEAERLRKQHKKDYPEYKYQPRRRKNGKPGSGSEADGHSEGEVSHSQSHYKSLHLDVAAHVRGAGSPLADGHHPHTAGQSHSPPTPPTTPKTELQSGKSGDGKREGGGAGGSRGGMGVGAEGGSGSGSGKPHIDFGNVDIGEISHEVMANMEPFDVNEFDQYLPPNGHPGIGQSAGSAAAAGSSASPYAYGISSALAAASGHSAAWLSKQHQQHHASPLGSDPSKAQIKSEASSGGHFAEASSGGSHVTYTPLSLPHYSSAFPSLASRAQFAEYADHQASGSYYAHSSQASGLYSAFSYMGPSQRPLYTAITDPSSVPQSHSPTHWEQPVYTTLSRP from the exons ATGTCGGGAGAGGAGCAGAGTTTATCTGAGTTAGAAATGAGTCCGGGGGTCTCGGACGACGGTCACTCCTTGTCACCGGGTCACTCATCCAGTGCCGCAGGCGGAGGAGACTCACCCCTGTCCGGTCCGCAGCCCCAGCTAACAGGGGTCGGCGACGACGCCCTATCCGATGTAGCTGGCGGGATTTCCATCAAGTCCGATGAAGACGACGATCGCTTTCCCATTGGTATCCGCGAGGCAGTGAGCCAGGTGCTGAACGGCTACGACTGGACACTCGTGCCTATGCCTGTGCGCGTAAACTCCGGCAGCAAAAGCAAGCCGCACGTGAAAAGGCCTATGAACGCCTTCATGGTGTGGGCACAGGCCGCACGGAGAAAACTGGCAGACCAGTATCCCCACCTCCACAACGCGGAGCTCAGCAAAACCCTCGGGAAACTATGGAG GCTCTTGAATGAGAGTGATAAGAAGCCTTTCATCGAGGAGGCCGAGAGGCTGAGGAAGCAGCACAAGAAGGACTACCCGGAGTACAAGTACCAGCCACGCCGCCGCAAGAATGGCAAACCCGGCTCCGGCTCTGAAGCTGACGGCCACTCTGAGGGTGAAGTCAGCCACAGCCAATCGCACTACAAGAGCCTCCACCTGGACGTGGCTGCCCACGTCAGGGGGGCGGGGTCTCCTCTGGCTGATGGACACCACCCACATACTGCAG GCCagagccacagccctcctacaccacccaccacccccaAGACGGAGCTCCAGTCTGGGAAGTCGGGTGATGGGAAGCGGGAGGGCGGTGGAGCAGGGGGCTCCCGTGGGGGAATGGGGGTAGGAGCAGAGGGTGGCTCTGGATCAGGGTCAGGCAAACCACACATTGATTTCGGCAACGTGGACATCGGTGAGATCAGCCACGAGGTGATGGCCAACATGGAGCCCTTTGATGTGAACGAGTTTGACCAGTACCTGCCCCCCAATGGGCACCCGGGGATTGGACAGAGTGCTGGGTCAGCGGCAGCAGCAGGGTCCTCTGCCTCTCCCTATGCCTACGGTATCTCCTCTGCCCTGGCCGCGGCCAGTGGACACTCTGCGGCGTGGCTATCCAAGCAGCACCAGCAGCATCATGCCTCACCTCTGGGCTCCGACCCCTCTAAGGCTCAGATTAAGAGTGAGGCCAGCTCGGGGGGACACTTTGCCGAAGCATCCTCAGGGGGTTCCCATGTCACCTACACTCCCCTCAGCCTGCCCCACTACAGCTCTGCTTTCCCCTCACTGGCCTCCAGGGCCCAGTTTGCAGAGTATGCTGACCACCAGGCCTCGGGATCCTACTACGCCCACTCCAGCCAGGCCTCAGGGCTGTACTCTGCCTTCTCCTACATGGGGCCCTCGCAGAGGCCCCTGTACACAGCCATCACTGACCCGTCCAGCGTGCCACAGTCACACAGCCCCACGCACTGGGAGCAGCCGGTCTACACCACCCTGTCGCGGCCCTGA